A genome region from Pseudanabaena sp. Chao 1811 includes the following:
- a CDS encoding long-chain acyl-[acyl-carrier-protein] reductase: MFGLIGHLTSLEHAQSVARELGYPEYADQGLEFWCSAPPQIVDRIKVTSATGQQIEGLYVESCFLPEMLAGSKIKTAIRKILNAMAHAQKHDIDITALGGFSSIIFENFNLSQMSSVRNIQLDFNRFTTGNTHTAYIICRQIEEASRKFGIDLAKATVTVCGATGDIGSAVCRWLDARTNIKDLLLVARNQERLQELQAQLGRGKVLSIEEALPQSDIIVWVASMAKGMAIDSATLKRPCILIDGGYPKNMSTLVKEEGIHVIDGGIVEHSLDIDWKIMKIVNMTAPARQLFACFAEAMLLEFEGWHTNFSWGRNQISIENMDKIGAVSIKHGFRPLIN; the protein is encoded by the coding sequence ATGTTTGGTCTCATTGGGCATTTGACAAGTCTTGAACACGCTCAGTCTGTAGCAAGGGAATTAGGCTATCCCGAATATGCCGATCAAGGTTTGGAATTTTGGTGTAGCGCCCCACCCCAAATCGTCGATCGCATCAAAGTTACGAGTGCCACAGGTCAGCAGATCGAAGGGCTATATGTAGAATCATGCTTCTTGCCCGAAATGTTGGCAGGTAGCAAAATTAAAACCGCTATTCGCAAAATCCTTAACGCGATGGCTCATGCACAGAAGCATGATATTGATATCACCGCTTTGGGGGGATTTTCCTCGATTATTTTCGAGAATTTTAACTTGAGCCAAATGTCGAGCGTGCGAAATATTCAGCTAGATTTTAATCGCTTCACCACAGGCAATACCCATACGGCATATATTATTTGTCGCCAAATTGAAGAAGCTAGTCGTAAATTTGGCATTGATTTAGCCAAGGCTACGGTTACAGTTTGTGGAGCCACGGGGGATATTGGTAGCGCGGTATGTCGTTGGCTCGATGCACGTACTAATATCAAAGATCTATTGCTAGTTGCCCGCAATCAAGAGCGTTTGCAAGAACTTCAAGCCCAACTCGGTCGCGGTAAAGTTTTGAGTATCGAAGAAGCCTTGCCCCAGTCCGACATTATTGTGTGGGTAGCGAGTATGGCAAAGGGAATGGCGATCGATTCCGCCACCCTCAAGCGTCCCTGCATCCTCATTGATGGTGGCTATCCCAAAAATATGTCTACCCTTGTCAAAGAGGAAGGAATTCATGTAATCGATGGTGGCATCGTTGAGCATAGCCTCGATATTGATTGGAAGATCATGAAAATCGTGAATATGACTGCCCCTGCCCGTCAGCTTTTCGCCTGTTTTGCTGAAGCAATGCTATTAGAGTTTGAAGGTTGGCATACCAATTTCTCATGGGGACGCAATCAAATCTCCATTGAGAATATGGACAAAATTGGCGCAGTATCGATCAAGCACGGATTCAGACCGCTAATTAATTAA
- a CDS encoding aldehyde oxygenase (deformylating) produces MGQTLEAVAITDQINYQTEQYRDAYSRINAIVIEGEAEAYSNYLQLAELLPESKNDLIKLAKMEERHKKGFTACGKNLNVTPDMDFAEKFFAELHSNFQKAFATKDIVTCLLIQSLIIECFAIAAYNIYIPVADPFARKITEGVVKDEYLHLNFGEEWLQEHFEQSKANLEQANRQNLPIVWKMLNQVETDAKVLGMEKEALVEDFMIQYGESLGKIGFSTRDIMKMSAMGLVAA; encoded by the coding sequence ATGGGGCAAACACTCGAAGCTGTAGCGATTACTGATCAAATCAATTATCAGACTGAACAATATCGCGATGCCTACAGCCGAATCAATGCGATCGTCATTGAGGGCGAAGCTGAAGCATACAGCAACTATCTCCAACTAGCGGAGCTACTGCCCGAATCTAAAAATGATCTGATTAAACTTGCCAAGATGGAGGAGCGTCATAAGAAGGGTTTTACTGCCTGCGGTAAAAACCTCAATGTCACCCCAGACATGGACTTTGCTGAGAAATTCTTTGCCGAATTGCATAGCAATTTCCAAAAAGCATTTGCAACTAAAGATATTGTTACTTGCCTGTTAATCCAATCACTTATCATTGAGTGTTTTGCGATCGCCGCTTATAACATTTATATTCCCGTCGCCGATCCCTTCGCCCGCAAAATCACTGAGGGCGTAGTCAAAGATGAATACCTGCATCTTAACTTTGGCGAAGAATGGTTGCAAGAGCATTTTGAACAATCCAAAGCAAATTTAGAGCAAGCCAATCGTCAAAACCTGCCGATCGTCTGGAAAATGCTCAACCAAGTTGAAACCGATGCCAAAGTCCTCGGCATGGAAAAGGAAGCTTTAGTAGAAGACTTCATGATCCAATATGGAGAAAGTCTTGGCAAAATTGGCTTCAGCACCCGTGACATTATGAAGATGTCTGCAATGGGCTTGGTAGCTGCTTAA
- the gshB gene encoding glutathione synthase yields the protein MKLAFIIDPIARLDPAHDTSVALMEAACRRGYEVFITDMNTLSVRDGKAWAFLQATKIHPIPLVNGKWQVPNPWYEVAAGSFQPLENMQFVWMRPDPPVTTEYLYATYILDYVDPLKTKVLNSPQGIRAANEKMYALQFTGAIPKTIVTADKGTIIDFVKTEGKAVMKPLGGKGGEGILFLETGDRNINSLIEISTNIGKTPVMVQEYLPDAQLGDKRIILLDGEPIGAVNRVPKSGEFRGNMAAGGSAVQVDITDREREICTQLAPTLKRDGLIFVGIDVIGGYLTEVNVTSPTGVREIDRLDGVSLGDRVMDWLASF from the coding sequence ATGAAACTTGCCTTTATTATCGATCCGATCGCTAGACTCGATCCCGCCCATGACACTAGTGTTGCGCTAATGGAAGCAGCTTGTCGCAGGGGCTATGAAGTATTTATCACGGATATGAATACGCTTAGTGTTAGAGATGGCAAAGCATGGGCATTTCTCCAAGCGACCAAGATTCATCCTATTCCCCTTGTTAATGGAAAATGGCAAGTTCCCAATCCTTGGTATGAAGTGGCGGCAGGATCTTTTCAACCCTTAGAGAATATGCAGTTTGTGTGGATGCGTCCCGATCCACCTGTGACAACCGAATATCTCTATGCTACCTATATTCTCGATTATGTAGATCCTCTGAAGACTAAAGTTCTCAACTCCCCACAAGGCATTCGTGCGGCAAATGAGAAGATGTATGCTTTGCAGTTTACAGGCGCGATTCCCAAAACCATCGTCACTGCTGATAAAGGGACAATTATCGACTTTGTGAAAACGGAAGGAAAAGCCGTGATGAAACCTTTGGGTGGCAAAGGTGGTGAAGGAATTCTATTTTTAGAAACAGGCGATCGCAATATTAACTCCCTAATCGAAATCAGTACCAATATTGGTAAAACCCCTGTAATGGTACAGGAATACTTGCCCGATGCTCAATTGGGTGATAAGCGGATTATTCTCCTTGATGGCGAACCCATTGGTGCAGTAAATCGAGTTCCAAAATCAGGGGAATTTCGCGGCAACATGGCAGCAGGAGGTAGTGCTGTGCAAGTGGATATTACAGATCGCGAAAGAGAAATATGTACTCAACTTGCCCCCACCCTCAAGCGTGATGGCTTAATATTTGTGGGTATCGATGTGATTGGCGGCTATCTGACGGAAGTGAATGTCACTAGTCCCACAGGTGTACGCGAAATTGATCGTCTCGATGGAGTATCTTTAGGCGATCGCGTGATGGATTGGCTAGCAAGTTTTTAG
- the glyS gene encoding glycine--tRNA ligase subunit beta, whose amino-acid sequence MASFLLEVGTEELPASFIVDALRQWQERIPKILDEHQLTTSKVSVYGTPRRLAVLIDGLPVQQSDRSIELKGPAVGSAFVKGDPQGEPTKALLGFAKSKGIDLKDIFIKETDKGAFVFANQQIVGRQTADILQELAPSWITGLEGKRLMRWGNGDLKFPRPIRWLVALFNSKILPIALENVQSDRLSQGHRVLHPRSVVIDTAKDYVATLREAFVIVDGKERQHHILTQINSIVELFNGNAEIPEDLLEEVTYLVEFPTAVIGEFEREFLELPQPVIKTEMVSHQRYFPVHSATNPDQLLPRFITISNGNPDKSRLIAAGNGRVIRARLSDGKFFYDSDRAVHLETFLPLLEKVTFQAQLGSVAEKVERIRAIAKLVVDSITNLEITEAEQVLIDRTAQLAKADLVTQMVKEFPELQGQMGYYYALSSKEPVAVATGIREHYQPKGAGDALPTSLTGKIVAIADRIDSLVGIFGLGIIPTGSSDPFALRRAATGVVQIAWENGFALDLPKLLQSAIAIYADKNLLAKPAETVLENLYKWFKQRCDTILSERGIDYDLIDAVTGTDDLAYTLQGLSNLTRIKERAHFLQQSREDATLGAIYEPIVRASRLAVQGDLDSITVDVKSVVNSATLTDAAEQELYQAIAALPSQPSDEQLMEGIKAIAPVLAKFFDDVLVMADDPQVRKNRLNLLGIIRNYSRQLANFSAILK is encoded by the coding sequence ATGGCAAGTTTTCTGTTAGAAGTTGGTACTGAAGAATTACCCGCTAGTTTTATCGTCGATGCTTTGCGCCAATGGCAAGAGCGCATCCCTAAAATTTTAGATGAACACCAACTAACTACGAGCAAGGTCAGTGTCTATGGTACGCCCCGTCGTCTTGCCGTGCTAATTGATGGTTTACCTGTGCAACAAAGCGATCGCAGTATCGAGCTGAAAGGACCTGCGGTAGGTTCTGCTTTTGTTAAGGGAGATCCACAGGGTGAACCAACTAAGGCTTTATTAGGTTTTGCCAAGTCCAAGGGTATTGATCTCAAAGATATCTTTATTAAAGAGACTGACAAAGGTGCATTTGTTTTTGCTAATCAGCAAATTGTTGGTCGTCAGACTGCGGATATTTTGCAAGAGCTAGCACCATCTTGGATTACAGGACTCGAAGGTAAGCGCTTGATGCGTTGGGGCAATGGCGATCTCAAGTTTCCCCGTCCGATTCGTTGGTTAGTTGCCCTGTTCAATTCCAAAATTTTACCGATCGCCTTAGAAAATGTGCAGAGCGATCGCCTGAGTCAGGGGCATCGTGTCTTGCATCCCCGCTCAGTTGTGATCGACACCGCCAAGGACTATGTGGCGACTTTGCGTGAAGCCTTTGTCATTGTTGATGGCAAAGAACGTCAGCATCATATCCTCACCCAAATTAATAGCATTGTGGAGCTATTTAATGGAAATGCGGAAATTCCTGAGGATTTGCTCGAAGAAGTTACCTATTTAGTGGAATTTCCCACAGCAGTTATCGGTGAATTTGAGCGTGAATTTTTGGAATTGCCTCAGCCTGTGATTAAAACGGAAATGGTGAGCCATCAGCGCTATTTCCCTGTGCATTCCGCCACTAATCCCGATCAATTATTGCCGCGCTTTATTACGATTTCCAATGGTAATCCTGACAAGTCGCGGTTGATTGCCGCAGGTAATGGGCGGGTAATTCGGGCGCGTCTTTCCGATGGCAAATTTTTCTACGATAGCGATCGCGCAGTGCATCTAGAAACCTTCTTGCCACTTTTAGAAAAGGTTACTTTCCAAGCCCAGCTTGGATCGGTTGCCGAAAAGGTGGAAAGAATTAGAGCGATCGCTAAATTAGTGGTTGACTCGATTACGAATTTAGAAATTACTGAAGCCGAGCAAGTACTAATTGATCGCACTGCTCAACTTGCTAAAGCCGATCTGGTGACGCAAATGGTCAAGGAATTTCCTGAACTGCAAGGTCAAATGGGTTACTACTATGCTCTCTCTAGTAAGGAACCTGTGGCGGTTGCTACAGGTATTCGTGAGCATTATCAACCCAAAGGCGCAGGGGATGCCTTGCCAACTTCTTTAACGGGCAAGATTGTGGCGATCGCGGATCGTATCGATAGCCTCGTTGGTATTTTCGGTTTGGGCATTATCCCTACTGGTTCGTCCGATCCCTTTGCCCTGAGGCGTGCGGCTACTGGTGTTGTCCAAATTGCATGGGAAAACGGATTTGCGCTGGACTTACCAAAACTGCTGCAATCGGCGATCGCCATTTATGCCGACAAGAATTTGCTGGCGAAACCTGCGGAAACTGTGTTGGAAAATCTCTATAAATGGTTTAAGCAACGCTGCGATACGATTTTGTCCGAGCGGGGCATTGATTATGACCTTATTGATGCGGTTACGGGGACTGATGATCTCGCCTATACCCTGCAAGGTTTGAGCAATCTCACTCGCATCAAAGAACGCGCCCACTTCCTGCAACAATCTCGCGAAGATGCCACCCTTGGTGCGATCTATGAACCAATTGTGAGAGCTTCTCGCCTTGCAGTACAGGGTGATCTAGATAGCATCACCGTTGATGTTAAGTCGGTAGTTAATTCTGCTACCTTGACCGATGCTGCGGAACAGGAACTTTATCAGGCGATCGCTGCTTTGCCAAGTCAACCCAGTGATGAGCAGTTAATGGAAGGTATTAAGGCGATCGCGCCTGTACTAGCTAAGTTCTTTGATGATGTGTTAGTCATGGCAGACGATCCACAAGTGCGCAAAAACCGCCTCAACCTCCTCGGCATTATCCGTAACTACAGTCGTCAGTTAGCCAACTTTAGCGCCATACTTAAGTAA
- a CDS encoding DUF1517 domain-containing protein, which produces MKIFSPEFMKKMKNNVKVWTRSLVAISLVAMTIFGNAHEAFAKRSGGRIGGSSFKSAPSRSAPSNPNYSGSTTPYYNNGGGGFFFLPMFFGGGMGGGLFTLLLLVIVAGAIMQAFRGRGDGEGITGMDSKVSVAKIQVGLLASARSLQQELTRLALESDTSSSEGLATVTRETAVSLMRHPEYWVYVSSGSENTKFALAEQKFNSLVMSERSKLNAETLSNVGGRVLQGKTAASLPSEGSLSLEDPSEYIVVTMLLAVAGDSLTKLPTLRSSEDLQAALSVIGSVPEDNLLAVEILWEPQSENYTLTNDEVLTVYPDLVRI; this is translated from the coding sequence ATGAAAATTTTTAGCCCAGAATTTATGAAAAAGATGAAAAATAACGTTAAGGTCTGGACGCGATCACTGGTTGCAATATCCCTAGTAGCAATGACAATCTTTGGTAATGCCCACGAAGCTTTTGCTAAGCGTTCAGGTGGCAGAATTGGCGGTAGCTCTTTCAAATCTGCTCCCAGCCGCTCTGCACCATCGAACCCTAACTATAGTGGTAGTACCACTCCCTACTACAACAATGGTGGTGGTGGATTTTTCTTCTTACCTATGTTTTTTGGTGGTGGCATGGGTGGCGGCTTATTTACCCTATTGCTATTGGTAATTGTTGCAGGCGCAATCATGCAAGCCTTTCGTGGTCGTGGTGATGGCGAAGGTATTACAGGCATGGACAGCAAAGTGAGCGTTGCCAAAATCCAAGTTGGGCTCCTTGCCTCTGCGCGATCGCTCCAACAAGAGCTAACCCGTTTGGCTCTGGAGTCTGATACATCTTCTTCCGAAGGTTTAGCCACCGTTACCCGCGAAACGGCTGTTTCCCTAATGCGTCATCCTGAATATTGGGTATATGTTAGTAGCGGTAGCGAAAACACCAAGTTTGCCCTTGCTGAACAAAAATTTAATAGTTTAGTCATGTCTGAGCGTAGCAAGCTTAACGCGGAAACTTTAAGTAATGTCGGTGGGCGCGTGCTACAGGGTAAAACTGCGGCATCTCTACCTAGTGAGGGTAGTCTGAGTCTCGAAGATCCTAGCGAATATATTGTAGTGACCATGCTATTAGCAGTCGCAGGTGATTCCCTCACTAAGCTACCCACCTTGAGATCTTCTGAAGATTTACAAGCAGCTCTATCAGTGATCGGTTCTGTACCTGAAGATAACCTCTTAGCTGTAGAAATCCTGTGGGAGCCTCAGTCGGAGAACTATACACTCACCAATGATGAAGTTTTA